A single window of Granulibacter bethesdensis DNA harbors:
- a CDS encoding NAD-dependent epimerase/dehydratase family protein: MPVLVTGVAGFIGFHVARALMRQGETVIGIDNLNSYYDVGLKRARLAVLEREARFSFVKVDLADRVAMAEFTRSCYSVDRIVHLAAQAGVRYSLLDPYAYVASNIMGHLAILEMARALPDLRHLVYASSSSVYGGDLEAPFRESERIERPLSLYAATKRADELMSAAYDHLFGIPQTGLRFFTAYGPWGRPDMAYYAFAKAITQGEEIQLFDHGRLKRDFTYIDDIVDGVIRCLDRPPSSADGARLINIGNNRPEEVSYLVQCLEKAIGKKAMIRTLPCPLTDVQETAADITLIHELTGFKPRTELDEGIRRFVAWFRDYHRV; this comes from the coding sequence TTGCCTGTGCTCGTTACTGGAGTCGCTGGTTTCATTGGCTTTCACGTCGCGCGTGCCTTAATGCGTCAGGGCGAAACCGTTATCGGCATTGATAATCTGAACAGTTATTATGATGTTGGCCTCAAGCGAGCTCGGCTTGCTGTGTTGGAAAGAGAGGCGAGGTTCAGTTTCGTTAAGGTCGATCTGGCTGATCGTGTGGCGATGGCCGAGTTTACGCGAAGCTGTTACTCGGTGGACAGAATTGTGCATCTGGCGGCACAGGCCGGGGTGAGATACTCGCTTCTTGATCCCTACGCCTATGTCGCTTCGAATATCATGGGACATCTGGCCATTCTGGAGATGGCCCGTGCCCTGCCGGACCTGCGTCATCTGGTCTATGCCAGTTCGTCATCTGTTTACGGAGGCGATCTGGAAGCCCCGTTTCGGGAGTCGGAACGGATTGAGAGGCCACTTTCTCTATATGCCGCGACAAAGCGTGCTGATGAGCTGATGAGCGCGGCTTATGATCACTTGTTTGGGATTCCTCAGACCGGTTTGCGCTTTTTTACGGCATATGGTCCGTGGGGGCGACCGGATATGGCTTATTATGCCTTCGCCAAAGCCATTACTCAGGGAGAGGAAATCCAGCTTTTCGATCATGGCCGGTTGAAGAGGGATTTTACCTATATTGATGATATTGTGGACGGGGTGATTCGCTGTCTCGACCGCCCACCCAGTTCAGCGGACGGCGCACGTCTGATCAATATCGGCAATAACAGGCCGGAGGAAGTCTCGTATCTCGTTCAATGTCTGGAAAAGGCGATCGGGAAAAAAGCGATGATCCGGACGTTACCCTGCCCCTTGACGGATGTGCAGGAAACCGCAGCCGATATCACACTGATTCATGAACTGACGGGTTTCAAGCCACGAACGGAACTGGATGAAGGAATTCGCCGCTTTGTGGCGTGGTTCCGCGATTACCATCGCGTCTAA
- a CDS encoding YMGG-like glycine zipper-containing protein, whose amino-acid sequence MYSRIAGRIFLAASILGLGACTNPYDPGQRAMGGAALGAGGGAALGAIAGGGRGAAIGALAGGALGAVGGAVTTPQQNAYPTGYYQRPAPPPGRYGY is encoded by the coding sequence ATGTACAGTCGTATTGCAGGACGCATATTCCTGGCTGCCAGTATTCTCGGCCTTGGCGCCTGCACCAATCCTTATGATCCCGGCCAACGGGCCATGGGTGGGGCGGCCCTTGGTGCCGGAGGCGGCGCAGCACTGGGGGCAATTGCCGGAGGCGGCAGAGGAGCTGCAATCGGTGCGCTGGCGGGCGGTGCACTGGGGGCTGTCGGCGGCGCCGTTACCACGCCTCAGCAAAACGCTTATCCGACCGGCTATTACCAGCGCCCTGCTCCCCCTCCCGGTCGTTACGGCTACTGA
- a CDS encoding response regulator: MEIVPHILIVDDDREIRELLARFLEKNRFRVTAVRDSREARRAWVNGHFQLLVLDLMLPGEGGLDLARWVRSQSVVPIVMLTAMGEETDRIVGLEIGADDYVAKPFNPRELLARIRAVLRRTEGELRTVETANQKSRRFAGWVLEPARRRLINPEGAEVPLTGGEYDLLSALVDRPNRVLTRDMLLDLLRGRQAGPFDRAIDVAISRLRRKLEDDGRQSQLIKTVRSGGYVLAATVEVI, from the coding sequence ATGGAAATAGTGCCGCATATTCTGATCGTTGATGATGACCGGGAAATCAGGGAACTCTTGGCCAGATTCCTGGAGAAAAATCGTTTCCGTGTGACCGCAGTCCGTGATAGCCGCGAGGCGCGCCGGGCTTGGGTCAACGGGCATTTTCAGTTGCTTGTTCTTGACCTGATGCTGCCAGGAGAAGGTGGCCTTGATCTGGCTCGCTGGGTTAGGTCCCAGTCTGTGGTTCCGATTGTTATGCTGACTGCCATGGGTGAGGAGACGGATCGCATCGTGGGCCTTGAAATTGGCGCTGATGACTATGTGGCCAAACCTTTTAACCCCCGGGAATTGCTTGCCCGCATCCGTGCGGTTCTCAGGCGGACGGAAGGAGAATTGAGAACTGTTGAGACAGCCAATCAGAAGAGCAGGCGTTTTGCCGGATGGGTATTGGAGCCAGCCCGCAGGCGTCTGATCAATCCGGAAGGGGCGGAAGTTCCCTTGACCGGGGGAGAGTACGATTTGCTGAGTGCGCTTGTGGATCGCCCTAACCGTGTTTTGACCCGTGATATGCTGCTTGATCTGCTGCGGGGGCGTCAGGCCGGCCCGTTTGATCGGGCCATTGATGTGGCAATCAGCCGCCTGCGCCGTAAGCTGGAGGATGATGGTCGCCAGTCGCAACTGATCAAGACGGTTCGGAGCGGTGGATACGTGCTGGCTGCTACCGTTGAAGTGATTTGA
- the argB gene encoding acetylglutamate kinase: MIGASQTEVHVNTDDFGSAGEQARILAHALPFMRRYAGATVVVKYGGHAMGDERLAEQFGADIALLKQVGINPVVVHGGGPQINDMLKRLAIQSRFVDGLRVTDAAMVEVVEMVLAGTVNKMVAGLINRAGAMAVGICGKDGGLIHARKLQRTTMDPDSHIEKALDLGFVGEPAHIDVRVIHALTGAGLIPVIAPVGIGEDGQTYNINADSAAGAIAGALGAKRLLMLTDVPGVLDTDKKLIPEMSADDVKAGIADGTITGGMIPKVECCIDAVEKGVRGAVILDGRQPHACLLEMFTEGGIGTLIRG, encoded by the coding sequence ATGATTGGCGCGTCGCAGACGGAGGTTCATGTGAACACCGATGATTTCGGCTCGGCGGGAGAACAGGCGCGAATCCTCGCTCATGCTCTGCCGTTTATGCGTCGCTACGCGGGTGCAACGGTTGTGGTGAAATATGGCGGCCACGCCATGGGTGATGAGCGTCTGGCCGAACAGTTCGGCGCTGATATCGCTCTGCTCAAGCAGGTGGGCATCAACCCCGTGGTTGTGCATGGCGGCGGTCCGCAGATCAATGACATGCTGAAACGTCTGGCGATCCAGTCCCGATTCGTAGACGGGTTGCGTGTCACCGATGCGGCAATGGTTGAGGTCGTTGAGATGGTACTGGCTGGTACCGTCAACAAGATGGTCGCTGGCCTGATCAATCGCGCCGGCGCCATGGCGGTCGGGATTTGCGGCAAGGATGGCGGCCTGATCCATGCGCGCAAATTACAGCGTACGACGATGGACCCTGACAGTCATATCGAGAAAGCGCTCGATCTCGGTTTTGTGGGAGAACCTGCTCATATTGATGTCCGCGTTATTCATGCCTTGACCGGGGCCGGGCTGATCCCGGTCATTGCGCCGGTTGGCATCGGGGAAGACGGGCAGACGTATAATATCAATGCCGATTCTGCCGCCGGTGCCATTGCTGGTGCGCTGGGGGCCAAGCGTCTTCTGATGCTGACAGATGTTCCCGGTGTTCTGGATACGGATAAAAAGCTGATTCCGGAAATGAGCGCGGATGATGTTAAGGCAGGCATTGCCGATGGCACGATTACGGGTGGCATGATCCCGAAAGTCGAATGCTGTATCGATGCGGTTGAAAAAGGCGTACGTGGTGCGGTGATTCTCGATGGTCGTCAGCCGCATGCCTGTCTGTTGGAAATGTTTACAGAAGGCGGAATTGGCACGTTGATTCGCGGCTGA
- a CDS encoding ATP-binding protein has translation MRFPLWPRSLANRTALVLTSVLVIVQLAGLAIHALDRIDLQQLAQARYVGSRISLIYRSIMSVPPEERQALIQRMDLPPGYRLTLSEAPPLGDSQPIPQTWMQLLRAGMSFGPPMQDMHPVSVIVRLDKPRRMLLVSLQMPAVTDEMDGKMHEHLSGESEGRSLSWHFLVGKAGKQWLTLHIPLPPVEPWHSPTFLAAFILMTLTAACLSIWATRRLIAPVRTLSHAAEALGRDVNAPPLEEKGPREIVQAAQIFNVMAARIRRFVQDRTFILSAIGHDLRTPITRLKLRAEFIDDEELRRRMIADLDELEEMVSATLAFGRDADMQEPMVLLDLPELAKTILDEAADARPDYTERLHYIGPDHLPVRGRTLPLKRAITNLLNNALAYGGSATIRISLPVNGMVRLDIEDEGPGIPPEDMDRVFDPYQRLEGSRSKETGGFGLGLPIARNILRAHGGDVVLGNRREGGACASVTLPI, from the coding sequence ATGAGGTTCCCATTATGGCCACGTAGCCTTGCAAATCGCACGGCGCTGGTTTTGACCAGTGTTCTGGTCATTGTTCAGTTGGCAGGGCTGGCCATTCACGCTCTGGATCGTATCGATCTTCAGCAATTGGCTCAGGCAAGATATGTAGGAAGCCGCATATCGCTGATTTATCGCAGCATCATGTCGGTTCCTCCAGAAGAGCGCCAGGCGTTGATCCAGCGTATGGATCTGCCCCCAGGGTATCGTCTGACTCTGAGCGAGGCCCCTCCTCTGGGTGATTCCCAGCCCATTCCGCAGACATGGATGCAGCTCCTGCGGGCTGGGATGAGTTTCGGGCCGCCAATGCAGGATATGCATCCGGTCAGTGTCATTGTCAGATTGGACAAGCCCAGGCGGATGCTGCTGGTGAGTCTGCAGATGCCAGCGGTTACAGATGAAATGGATGGTAAGATGCATGAGCATCTATCCGGTGAGTCTGAAGGCAGGTCTCTTTCGTGGCATTTCTTGGTTGGAAAAGCGGGGAAACAGTGGCTGACGTTGCACATTCCTCTTCCGCCCGTTGAGCCATGGCATTCACCAACATTTCTGGCGGCTTTTATCCTGATGACGTTAACGGCTGCATGTCTAAGTATCTGGGCAACCCGTCGTCTGATTGCCCCTGTGCGTACCCTGTCTCATGCTGCGGAGGCATTGGGGCGTGATGTGAATGCGCCACCGCTAGAAGAAAAGGGGCCGCGTGAAATTGTTCAGGCGGCACAGATCTTTAACGTTATGGCGGCCCGTATCCGTCGTTTTGTACAGGACCGGACCTTCATTCTCTCAGCCATCGGTCATGATCTGCGGACGCCAATCACGCGGCTCAAATTAAGAGCGGAATTTATTGATGATGAGGAACTGCGCCGGCGCATGATCGCCGATCTGGATGAGCTTGAAGAAATGGTCAGTGCCACTCTGGCATTCGGGCGAGATGCGGATATGCAGGAGCCGATGGTACTGCTTGATTTACCGGAACTGGCAAAGACAATCCTTGATGAAGCAGCCGATGCGCGTCCGGACTATACTGAGCGGCTTCACTATATAGGTCCAGATCATTTGCCAGTACGTGGAAGAACATTGCCACTGAAGCGGGCCATTACGAATCTGCTGAATAATGCGCTCGCCTATGGAGGCAGTGCGACCATACGGATTAGCTTGCCAGTGAATGGAATGGTCAGGCTGGATATCGAGGATGAGGGGCCAGGTATTCCGCCTGAGGATATGGACAGGGTCTTTGACCCTTACCAAAGGCTGGAAGGCAGCCGCAGCAAGGAAACCGGCGGTTTTGGGCTGGGACTGCCCATTGCCCGCAATATTCTACGTGCTCATGGCGGTGATGTCGTTCTTGGCAATCGCCGCGAGGGAGGGGCCTGTGCCTCGGTCACCTTACCCATCTAA
- the cysG gene encoding siroheme synthase CysG translates to MMAKWISSGSKAAYCGVEEGFTDMRHYPAFMDIIGRKALVIGQGESADRKAQALRRAGAEVNIAPTFKPSLLDGCAIAIGAEAPDEDLQALSRTAIERGIPVNIVDRPELCSFITPAIVDRSPLTIAISSGGAAPVLARLLRAKIEALVSPNYARLATLAEQFKDRVRTAFPDMAIRRRALETLLTGPAADLALSGQEDGARKLFEAAISQPDTISRKGIVYLVGAGPGAPDLLTLRAQRLLGEADVIVHDRLVTDEILDMGRRDASRIFVGKARANHCMRQEDINALLVRLGQEGKRVVRLKGGDPLIFGRGGEEAEALAEAGIPFEIVPGITAALGCAAASNIPLTHREAARAVTFMTGHTRDGTLEMDFHGAVQLGGTLAVYMGIVTLPRLRDGLLAAGLPADTPAALIERGGTEAQRTLFGTLDHLVATAPDWTAGGPALVLVGQAVGRAVPDHRD, encoded by the coding sequence ATGATGGCGAAATGGATATCGTCCGGCAGCAAGGCGGCTTACTGCGGCGTTGAAGAAGGCTTTACGGATATGCGTCACTACCCGGCATTTATGGATATTATAGGGCGGAAAGCACTGGTTATTGGCCAGGGCGAATCCGCAGACCGTAAGGCACAGGCCCTGCGCCGAGCCGGTGCCGAGGTGAACATAGCGCCAACATTCAAACCCAGTCTTCTCGACGGCTGCGCTATTGCCATCGGAGCGGAGGCGCCTGACGAGGATCTGCAAGCCCTTTCCAGAACCGCAATCGAGCGTGGTATTCCGGTCAATATAGTAGATCGCCCGGAATTATGCAGCTTTATCACACCCGCTATCGTTGACCGTAGCCCATTGACCATTGCCATTTCCTCCGGTGGCGCGGCACCTGTGCTGGCCCGGTTGCTGCGGGCGAAGATTGAGGCACTGGTTTCGCCCAACTATGCCAGACTCGCTACTTTGGCCGAGCAATTCAAGGACAGGGTACGGACGGCTTTTCCTGATATGGCGATCAGGCGCCGGGCACTGGAAACCCTGCTGACCGGCCCCGCCGCCGATCTCGCCCTGAGCGGACAGGAAGACGGAGCCAGAAAACTGTTCGAGGCCGCCATTAGCCAACCGGACACAATCTCTCGCAAGGGAATCGTTTATCTGGTGGGTGCCGGTCCGGGCGCACCTGATCTGCTGACGCTGCGTGCGCAACGCCTGCTGGGTGAAGCAGATGTGATCGTGCATGACCGGCTGGTCACGGATGAAATCCTCGACATGGGCCGTCGTGATGCCAGCCGTATTTTTGTCGGCAAGGCCCGCGCCAATCACTGCATGCGGCAGGAAGACATCAACGCCCTGCTGGTCCGTCTCGGACAGGAAGGTAAGCGTGTCGTTCGGCTCAAGGGGGGCGACCCGCTTATTTTCGGTCGCGGCGGAGAAGAAGCCGAAGCTCTGGCTGAAGCCGGAATCCCCTTCGAGATCGTTCCCGGTATTACCGCAGCCCTTGGTTGTGCGGCGGCCTCCAACATCCCGCTCACCCATAGAGAGGCGGCGCGCGCTGTGACCTTCATGACCGGCCATACCAGAGATGGCACGCTGGAAATGGATTTTCATGGTGCGGTACAGTTGGGGGGAACCTTGGCCGTCTATATGGGGATTGTGACGCTGCCGCGCCTGAGAGACGGGTTGCTGGCCGCAGGACTTCCGGCTGACACGCCCGCGGCCTTGATCGAACGGGGGGGAACAGAGGCACAACGCACGCTGTTCGGCACTCTGGATCATTTGGTGGCAACCGCACCGGACTGGACTGCAGGCGGACCGGCTCTGGTACTGGTTGGGCAGGCAGTCGGCCGAGCGGTACCTGACCATCGGGACTGA